From one Streptomyces sp. N50 genomic stretch:
- a CDS encoding 6-phosphofructokinase translates to MRIGVLTSGGDCPGLNAVIRSVVHRAVVDHGDEVIGFRDGWKGLLECDYLKLDLDAVSGILARGGTILGSSRVQPSQLRDGVERARGHVEELGLDAIIPIGGEGTLKAAKLMYDAGLPVVGVPKTIDNDIAVTDVTFGFDTAVGVATEALDRLKTTAESHQRVLVVEVMGRHTGWIALHSGMAAGAHAIVVPERPFDIEELAARVGERFAAGKRFAIVVAAEGAKPRAGSMDFDEGKKDVYGHERFAGIARQLSIELEERLGKEARPVILGHVQRGGTPTAYDRVLATRFGWHAVEAAHRGEFGKMTALQGTDIVMVSLADAVETLKTVPADRYEEAECVL, encoded by the coding sequence ATGCGCATTGGTGTCCTCACGTCCGGCGGCGACTGCCCCGGCCTGAACGCCGTCATCCGGTCCGTCGTGCACCGCGCCGTCGTGGACCACGGCGACGAGGTCATCGGCTTCCGGGACGGCTGGAAGGGCCTCCTGGAGTGCGACTACCTCAAGCTCGACCTCGACGCGGTGAGCGGCATCCTCGCTCGCGGCGGCACGATCCTCGGCTCCTCCCGCGTCCAGCCCTCCCAGCTCCGGGACGGCGTCGAGCGGGCCCGGGGCCATGTCGAGGAGCTCGGCCTCGACGCGATCATCCCGATAGGCGGCGAGGGCACGCTCAAGGCGGCCAAGCTGATGTACGACGCCGGTCTCCCGGTCGTCGGCGTCCCCAAGACCATCGACAACGACATCGCGGTCACGGACGTCACCTTCGGCTTCGACACGGCCGTCGGTGTCGCTACGGAGGCCCTCGACCGGCTCAAGACGACCGCCGAGTCCCACCAGCGCGTCCTCGTCGTGGAGGTCATGGGCCGCCACACCGGCTGGATCGCGCTCCACTCCGGCATGGCGGCCGGCGCGCACGCCATCGTCGTACCTGAACGGCCCTTCGACATCGAGGAGTTGGCGGCGCGGGTCGGCGAACGCTTCGCGGCGGGCAAGCGGTTTGCGATCGTGGTTGCCGCCGAGGGTGCCAAGCCTCGGGCCGGGTCCATGGACTTCGACGAGGGCAAGAAGGATGTCTACGGCCACGAGCGCTTCGCGGGGATCGCTCGGCAGCTGTCCATCGAGCTGGAGGAACGGCTCGGTAAGGAGGCGCGGCCGGTGATTCTCGGGCATGTGCAGCGTGGGGGTACTCCGACCGCGTACGACCGGGTGCTGGCCACTCGGTTTGGGTGGCATGCGGTGGAGGCCGCGCATCGGGGGGAGTTCGGGAAGATGACCGCGCTTCAGGGGACCGACATCGTGATGGTGTCGCTGGCCGATGCGGTTGAGACTCTGAAGACCGTTCCCGCTGATCGGTATGAAGAGGCTGAGTGCGTGCTCTGA
- a CDS encoding Mur ligase family protein produces the protein MAGNSDPLTPRAKLAVTAGKAVAAASRAAGRGSGSVIGGRVALKLDPDLLARLAQSLDVTLVSATNGKTTTTRLIAEALGAAGPVVSNALGANMPAGITSALAGGSDAKFGVIEVDEKYLAGVARDTDPKCIALLNLSRDQLDRAAETRMLAENWREGLSGSKAVVVANADDPLVVWAASSSPNVIWVAAGQMWKDDAWSCPSCGGVMQRPGDDWFCGECGFRRPTPSWALSGDHVLDPHGSAWPIHLQLPGRANKANAASSAAVAAVFGVPPQVALERMYRVQAVAGRYDVVQFMQRDLRLLLAKNPAGWLETFSLIDPPPTPVILSVNARGADGTDTSWLWDVDYTRLTGHPIFVVGDRKLDLAVRLEVANQHFQVCDNLDQAVQLAPPGRIEVIANYTAFQDLRRRVGN, from the coding sequence ATGGCAGGCAACTCGGACCCGCTCACGCCGCGGGCCAAGCTGGCCGTGACGGCGGGCAAGGCGGTCGCGGCGGCATCGCGTGCCGCGGGGCGGGGCAGCGGATCGGTGATCGGCGGCCGAGTGGCACTCAAACTCGACCCCGACCTGCTCGCCCGGCTCGCGCAGAGCCTGGACGTGACGCTCGTCTCGGCCACCAACGGGAAGACGACCACGACCCGGCTCATCGCCGAGGCCCTCGGCGCCGCCGGGCCCGTCGTCTCGAACGCGCTCGGCGCCAACATGCCCGCGGGTATCACCTCGGCGCTGGCCGGTGGCTCGGACGCGAAGTTCGGTGTCATCGAGGTCGACGAGAAGTACCTCGCCGGTGTCGCCCGCGACACCGACCCCAAGTGCATCGCGCTGCTCAACCTCTCCCGCGACCAGTTGGACCGCGCGGCCGAGACCCGCATGCTCGCGGAGAACTGGCGTGAGGGGCTGTCGGGTTCCAAGGCCGTCGTCGTCGCCAACGCCGACGACCCGTTGGTCGTGTGGGCCGCTTCCTCCTCCCCCAACGTGATCTGGGTCGCCGCCGGGCAGATGTGGAAGGACGACGCCTGGTCCTGCCCGTCCTGCGGTGGCGTGATGCAGCGGCCCGGTGACGACTGGTTCTGCGGTGAGTGCGGATTCCGCCGGCCCACGCCGAGTTGGGCGCTGTCCGGGGATCACGTCCTCGACCCGCACGGTTCCGCCTGGCCCATTCATCTTCAGCTGCCGGGGCGTGCCAACAAGGCCAACGCCGCATCCTCCGCCGCCGTCGCCGCCGTCTTCGGGGTGCCGCCACAGGTCGCCCTGGAGCGCATGTACCGGGTGCAGGCCGTCGCCGGGCGTTATGACGTCGTCCAGTTCATGCAGCGCGACCTGCGGCTGCTGCTCGCGAAGAACCCGGCGGGCTGGCTCGAGACGTTCAGCCTGATCGATCCGCCGCCGACCCCGGTGATCCTCTCGGTGAACGCGCGCGGCGCCGACGGCACCGACACCTCGTGGCTCTGGGACGTCGACTACACCCGACTGACCGGCCACCCCATCTTCGTCGTGGGCGACCGCAAGCTGGACCTCGCGGTCCGCCTGGAAGTGGCGAACCAGCACTTCCAGGTCTGCGACAACCTCGACCAGGCCGTGCAGCTGGCCCCGCCCGGCCGCATCGAGGTCATCGCGAACTACACCGCGTTCCAGGACCTGCGCCGCCGCGTCGGCAACTGA
- a CDS encoding type 1 glutamine amidotransferase: MSDNQLRLVWIYPDLLSTYGDQGNALVVERRARQRGLDVARLDVRSDQPIPTSGDIYLIGGGEDRPQRLAAERLRRDGGLHRAVGNGAIVFSVCAGYQILGHEFINDLGQREPGLGLLDVVSTRGEGERCVGDVLGDIDARLGLPQLTGFENHQGVTHLGPTARPFAQVRLGKGNGTGDGTEGAYNDTVFGTYMHGPVLARNPLIADLLLKLALDVNALPPIDDRWYEALRNERISAAQQPA, from the coding sequence ATGAGCGACAACCAGCTGCGTCTGGTGTGGATCTACCCGGACCTGCTGAGCACCTACGGCGACCAGGGCAACGCCCTTGTCGTGGAACGCCGGGCACGGCAGCGCGGCCTCGACGTGGCCCGGCTGGACGTGCGCAGCGACCAGCCCATCCCGACCTCGGGCGACATCTATCTCATCGGTGGTGGCGAGGACCGTCCGCAGCGCCTCGCCGCGGAGCGGCTACGCCGTGACGGCGGCCTGCACCGGGCGGTCGGCAACGGCGCGATCGTCTTCTCGGTGTGCGCCGGTTACCAGATCCTCGGCCACGAGTTCATCAACGACCTCGGCCAGCGCGAGCCCGGCCTCGGCCTGCTCGACGTGGTGTCGACGCGCGGCGAGGGCGAGCGGTGCGTCGGCGATGTCCTCGGCGACATCGACGCGCGCCTGGGCCTGCCCCAGCTGACCGGCTTCGAGAACCACCAGGGCGTCACCCATCTCGGCCCCACCGCCCGCCCGTTCGCGCAGGTGCGGCTCGGCAAGGGCAACGGCACGGGCGACGGCACGGAGGGCGCGTACAACGACACGGTGTTCGGCACGTACATGCACGGGCCCGTGCTCGCCCGCAACCCGCTGATCGCGGACCTGCTGCTGAAGCTGGCCCTCGATGTGAACGCGCTGCCGCCGATCGACGACCGCTGGTACGAGGCGCTCCGCAACGAGCGCATCAGCGCAGCTCAGCAGCCCGCCTGA